The following DNA comes from bacterium.
TTGAAAAAGCCAATCGGCTTGATCTGGTTGAAAAAGAGAAAGCGGAAATGGCGGTTTTGGCGATCTATTTGCCTCCTCAATTAAGCGAGGCTGAAGTCAGGAAGATAGTCAGCGATGCGATCGGTAAAACAGGCGCGAGTTCGGTCAAGGAAATGGGGCGCGTTATGGCTTCTATAATGCCCGAAGTAAAAGGCAAGGCTGACGGAACAATGGTCAGCGGAATTGTAAAAGAATTGCTTTCTAAATAAAGCTTTTTTTAATTTAAAATGCGATAAAATATTTTGGATGATCATGTTATTAATCAAGAATTTGACTAAATCCAAGGTTGATGAAAAATTTTTTCGATCAATTGCCGGTAAAACTTTAGAAAATTTGCCGAAGTTGGCAAAAAGCGCTAAAAAAATCGAGATCAGCCTGGTTATAATCGGCGAGAAAAGAATGAAAGGATTAAATCGAATTTGGCGGGGAAAAAACAAAGCGACCGACGTGCTGTCATTCGAAAACCAAAAAAATAAATTTAATTTTATTGCTCCGCCGGATGATATTATCCATTTGGGGCAAATATTTATTTGTTATCCGGTTGCCTCGCGCCAGGCGCGGCAATATGGTTATTCGATTCGAGAAGAAGCAGCCAGATTATTAATTCATGGAATTTTGCATCTGGCGGGATACGATCACGAAAAAAACGCCGACCAAGAGAAAAAAATGCTTGGATTGCAGGAAAAAATACTGGGAAAAATTATTGTTAAGAAGCTATAAACGTTATTGCTTTTCCGGAAAAAATATTTTTATACAATAATATAAATTTAATAAAACCCATGGTCAACCTAAAAAAATTTACAAAAAGTTTTTATTACGCCGGAAGGGGCCTTGCGCATTTATTGGAAACAGAACAAAATTTTCGCCTGGAGGTCATAGGCATTATCGTGGTTACTATTTTATTGTTTTTCTATGAAGTTAGCTGGATAAAAATAATTTTTATCAGTTTTATTTTTTTGATCATTTTATTGATTGAAATTATTAATACTATTTTCGAAAGAATAACGGATTTTTTAACGGAAGTAAACCATCTTAGTTGTGCTGATGAGGCTCAAACAAGCCATAAAAACGTTTGTCATGACGAGAGAGAAATATTAAGAAATATTAAGGATTTGGGGGCGTCGGCGGTATTGGTCATCGGCGTTATGTCTTCTTTGATCACTCTCGCTATATTTTTCAAAATTTGATATAATTAGCGTAAGCTCCAAATCATAAATCTCAAATCCCAATCAAATTCTAAATTTCAGCTTACAAAAGATCCTTTAGGTTTTGAGATTTGAAAATTGAGGTTTGTTTGGGTTTTGGTGCTTAGGTTTTGAGATTTATTTACAAGGGAAACGGTAAAAACAAAGAGTTAAATATTTATTATTTAATTTTGCAATAGTTTCTAATCATTTACTTTATGTTTCGGTCTAATATAATAGCCGGACTTGATATCGGCACGTCTGCGGTCAGAATCGTCGTGGCGGAACAGTCAAGTGGCAATAAAAAACCTATTATTGTGGGGGTTAGCACGATTCCTTCCTCGGGATTAAGGAAGGGTATTATCGTTGATCTTGAAGGCGTTGCCACGGATATTTCCAATTGTTTGGAACAGGCCGAGCGCGCCAGTGGCGTTCAGATCAACCGCATCGTATCCTGCATAAACGGCGAGCATATTTCATTGCAAAAAAGCAAGTCTGTGATCGCGGTGAGCCGGGCGGATAGCGAGATCAGCCAGGAAGACGTGAATCGAGCGATCGATACGGCTCAGGCAGTTTCACTTCCCCCGAATAAAGCGATCATCCATGTTATTCCAACAAGTTATATAGTTGATAACGAGAAAAATATAAAAGACCCCGTTGGCATGCATGGCATGAAGCTGGAAGCCAATGTTCTGATCGTCAGCGGCAATTATTCTTTTATTAAAAATTTAATCAAAGTGATCAATCAGTCCGGTTTGGAGGTAGCGGAAAAGCCTTTCGTTCTGGCGCCTTTGGCCGCGGCCAGGTCGGTTCTTGGAAAAAGACAAAAAGAGCTTGGGGTGGTTTTGATCGATATAGGAGCTGAAACCACAGGAATGGCGGTTTACGAAGAAGGATCTCTATTGCACACGAAAATCATTTCAATCGGAGGAGCGCATATAACAAACGATATCGCAATCGGCCTCAGGATCGCGATTGATGCGGCAGAAAAAATAAAAAGAGATTTCGGTTACGCTGTCGCTTCAGACATAAGCAAGAAAGATAAGATAAACCTCAAAGATTATGATTCGCAAACCGACGATGTCTATATTTCAAGGAATTATTTAGCCGAGATAATCGAAGCGAGGCTGGAAGAGATATTTGAACACGTAAACAAAGAGCTTAAATATATCGGCAAAGACGGTATGCTTCCCGAGGGTGCGGTGCTTACGGGAGGAGGAATTAAAATTCCCGGAACAATTGATTTGGCGAAAAAGACCCTAAGGCTGCCGGTAAAAATAGGCGTAATAAACGATTTAGGCGGAATTGTCGATAAAATTTCCGATCCGTCCTTTGCGACAGCCACCGGCATCGTATTGTGGCAAATGGATCAGGGGGATCAGGAAGATTCTCCGGTAATCGAGATGGTCAAGAGAACATTTAAAAAAATAGTCGGTTTGTTCAAGAATTTCCTTCCTTAAAAATTTATAAAAGACGATTAAATTTTTTTGTCAAGTTTTTTTTTGGATAATTATTTTTTTATCCTTGCCTAAAATTTATTTTGAGATATAATTAAATCACCCGACAGCAGATAATAAGTAAAATTAATATTATGCCAGAAGTAAAACCAGAAATTGAAACGTTTGCCAGGATAAAAGTCATAGGCGTGGGAGGAAGCGGTAATAATGCCATTAGCCGTATGATCGGAGGAAGGATCAAGGGCGTTGATTTTATTGCCGTTAATACCGATGCTCAAGCATTGCATCACAGTCAGGCAACTGAAAAAATACATATTGGCCGGTCTTTGACCAGAGGATTAGGCGCGGGAATGAATCCCGAGCTGGGCAGAGCGGCAGCCGAGGAAAGCAAGAAAGACATTGAAAAAGTATTAAAGGGCGCTGATATGGTTTTCATTACTTGCGGATTGGGAGGAGGAACGGGAACAGGCGCCGCGCCGATTATTGCCGAAGTTTCTCGTGAAATTGGCGCTTTAACCGTGGCGGTAGTTACAAAGCCCTTTACTTTTGAAGGAGCTGAGAGAGCGCGCATAGCCGAGGAAGGGCTTGAACAGCTAAAAAATAAAGTTGATACGATTATTGTTATTCCCAACGAACGCTTGCTTCAGATAATTGATAAAAAAACTTCGTTGATCAATGCTTTCAAGACAGTTGATAATATTTTAAAGCAGGCTGTGCAAGGTATCTCCGACCTGATCACTATTCCGGGAATTGTCAATGTGGATTTTAATGATGTTAAAACAATTATGAAAGACGCCGGATCCGCTTTGATGGGAATAGGAATTGCGTCCGGGGAGAATCGCGCGGTAGAAGCGGCAAAAGCGGCGATAAACAGCCCATTGCTCGAGCTTTCTATTGATGGAGCAAAAGGCGTTTTGTTCAATATTTCCGGCGGCGCTGATCTGGGAATGATCGAAATAAACGAGGCGGCCAGAATAATCACTTCTTCGATCGCTCCCGACGCGAAAGTTATTTTTGGAGCGGTAATTGATGACAGTATCAAGAAAGGCGAACTGAAGATCATCGTGATCGCTACGGGTTTTGGCAGCGAAGGAAGAATGGCCTCGGTTTTATTTAAAGAAAGAAACCTTGAAAAAACCTTGGAAGAGATCTTGCCGAACAAAAAGTTGGATGAAAAACCGGAAGAAAGAGTATTTGAGCCAAAGATTAAAAAGTTTGATTCGAGGGTGGACGCGATCCAAAGTTCTGATGAACTTGACGTGCCGGCATTCATCAGGAAAAAATTAAAAGTTTAGCAAAATATTTTTAAAATTAACATATTGCATTTTGGTTTTTATTTATTTAGCTTAAAGATTATGCTTAAGAAAAATGAATATACGATTAAATCGAATCAAATCAAGAAACGCGACGGGCGCATTGTGGATTTTGATGAGGGAAAAATTTACAGCGCTATTATAAAAGCGATTTCCGCCTCGGCTGAGGTCAGTGATCTAAAAAGAAAATCCCGCGAACTGGCCGGAGAGGTTTTGGCGATTTTGGAAATTCGTTTTGACGGCCATATAGTTCCTACGGTGGAGCAAATTCAGGATGTGGTGGAAGAAGTGCTGATGAAAAATAATCTTTTTAAAACCGCGCGGGCGTATATTAATTACAGAGAACAGCATAGATTTTTGCGAGAGGGCGAAAAATTATTGAAAAATTCCAATATGTTCGTGGATGATTATTTGCGGGAAATAGACTGGAGAGTGAAAGAAAATAGCAATATGGCCTACTCTCTTCAAGGGTTGAATAATTATATCGCTAATATTGTCACGACCAAATATTGGCTGGAAAAAATATATCCGCCAGCTGTTCGGCGGGCATATGAAGACGGCGATTTTCATATTCATGATTTGGGCATTTTGGCGGTTTATTGCTGCGGCTGGGATTTGAAGGATCTTCTGACTCAAGGTTTTGGCGGAGTAATCGGCAAGATCCAAAGCAAGCCGCCCAAGCATTTTCGCACCGCTTTGGGGCAAATTG
Coding sequences within:
- the ybeY gene encoding rRNA maturation RNase YbeY → MIMLLIKNLTKSKVDEKFFRSIAGKTLENLPKLAKSAKKIEISLVIIGEKRMKGLNRIWRGKNKATDVLSFENQKNKFNFIAPPDDIIHLGQIFICYPVASRQARQYGYSIREEAARLLIHGILHLAGYDHEKNADQEKKMLGLQEKILGKIIVKKL
- a CDS encoding diacylglycerol kinase; protein product: MVNLKKFTKSFYYAGRGLAHLLETEQNFRLEVIGIIVVTILLFFYEVSWIKIIFISFIFLIILLIEIINTIFERITDFLTEVNHLSCADEAQTSHKNVCHDEREILRNIKDLGASAVLVIGVMSSLITLAIFFKI
- the ftsA gene encoding cell division protein FtsA, translated to MFRSNIIAGLDIGTSAVRIVVAEQSSGNKKPIIVGVSTIPSSGLRKGIIVDLEGVATDISNCLEQAERASGVQINRIVSCINGEHISLQKSKSVIAVSRADSEISQEDVNRAIDTAQAVSLPPNKAIIHVIPTSYIVDNEKNIKDPVGMHGMKLEANVLIVSGNYSFIKNLIKVINQSGLEVAEKPFVLAPLAAARSVLGKRQKELGVVLIDIGAETTGMAVYEEGSLLHTKIISIGGAHITNDIAIGLRIAIDAAEKIKRDFGYAVASDISKKDKINLKDYDSQTDDVYISRNYLAEIIEARLEEIFEHVNKELKYIGKDGMLPEGAVLTGGGIKIPGTIDLAKKTLRLPVKIGVINDLGGIVDKISDPSFATATGIVLWQMDQGDQEDSPVIEMVKRTFKKIVGLFKNFLP
- the ftsZ gene encoding cell division protein FtsZ yields the protein MPEVKPEIETFARIKVIGVGGSGNNAISRMIGGRIKGVDFIAVNTDAQALHHSQATEKIHIGRSLTRGLGAGMNPELGRAAAEESKKDIEKVLKGADMVFITCGLGGGTGTGAAPIIAEVSREIGALTVAVVTKPFTFEGAERARIAEEGLEQLKNKVDTIIVIPNERLLQIIDKKTSLINAFKTVDNILKQAVQGISDLITIPGIVNVDFNDVKTIMKDAGSALMGIGIASGENRAVEAAKAAINSPLLELSIDGAKGVLFNISGGADLGMIEINEAARIITSSIAPDAKVIFGAVIDDSIKKGELKIIVIATGFGSEGRMASVLFKERNLEKTLEEILPNKKLDEKPEERVFEPKIKKFDSRVDAIQSSDELDVPAFIRKKLKV